A window of the Bacteriovorax sp. PP10 genome harbors these coding sequences:
- a CDS encoding type II secretion system protein, with the protein MNSSKKSGFSLVEIMVALGLVAGLGMVVMQVMKSSSKGQVDVMNFADYSSIKDEVTFLINNSNSCKASLAGFTFNGSTIKDTPKAGVELWGANQDGDRTTKKFFGGALFGKTEIEKITFSMPDYTAGINWPAGVAQSFTAQLVIAGKKSNMGNVKAFNEIKKSINVVFDTDASGLSTIKSCSTSGSGGGVLVSGTHDLGTAIQYTETITTTAPGVLMFTGWVHMPSAPGSPNLNAGVRGTLKVNNVICSSDYSFEGETSTVIFDAAPVCILPLPAGTHTLELIGNYQVATSRSSSMSWVVVKE; encoded by the coding sequence ATGAACTCTTCAAAAAAATCTGGCTTTAGCTTAGTCGAAATTATGGTGGCACTAGGACTGGTCGCAGGTCTGGGAATGGTTGTTATGCAGGTTATGAAAAGTAGCAGCAAGGGCCAGGTTGATGTCATGAATTTTGCTGACTACTCCTCTATTAAAGATGAAGTCACTTTTCTGATTAACAATAGTAACAGTTGCAAGGCAAGTTTAGCGGGATTCACTTTTAACGGTAGCACTATTAAAGACACTCCTAAAGCTGGTGTTGAACTTTGGGGTGCGAATCAGGACGGCGATCGCACAACTAAGAAATTTTTTGGTGGTGCCTTATTTGGAAAAACAGAAATTGAAAAAATTACTTTTTCAATGCCTGACTACACGGCAGGAATAAACTGGCCAGCAGGAGTAGCTCAGTCATTTACGGCCCAATTAGTGATTGCGGGAAAAAAATCCAACATGGGAAATGTGAAAGCATTTAATGAAATAAAAAAATCGATTAACGTAGTCTTTGATACAGACGCTTCAGGACTTTCTACAATTAAAAGTTGTTCAACATCTGGAAGTGGCGGTGGAGTCTTAGTATCAGGGACTCATGATTTAGGAACTGCCATTCAATATACAGAGACAATCACAACCACTGCTCCAGGTGTACTTATGTTTACTGGATGGGTTCACATGCCTTCGGCCCCAGGTTCTCCTAATCTAAATGCTGGAGTAAGAGGAACTTTGAAAGTTAATAATGTTATTTGTAGTTCAGATTATTCGTTTGAAGGTGAAACTTCGACAGTGATATTTGATGCTGCTCCAGTTTGTATTCTTCCTTTGCCTGCTGGAACGCATACCTTAGAATTGATTGGGAATTATCAAGTCGCCACATCGAGATCTAGTTCAATGTCTTGGGTTGTTGTTAAAGAGTAG
- a CDS encoding ParA family protein codes for MEVITIGNNKGGVGKTMQCYQLACYLANKGHKVLVIDLDSQANLSSTFGVQIQRTLVPEWLIGDVGIEDVIVKPEMSGKLYKNIRLIPASRHLSNLSKLLILSEGEIRKEAGRKERLLRKRLLDANLDFDYVVIDTPPMLGDELIMSLVASNRVLIPTQAQDYSIDGLEELMDTFEIIKETENPTLEFSIIPSMVNPRRKIEKVRMEELSQSFNITPMVRNMVQLQESISTRRPVCIMGAKSAGRRDYEELWKSLNL; via the coding sequence ATGGAAGTTATCACGATCGGCAATAACAAGGGTGGCGTTGGTAAAACAATGCAGTGCTACCAATTAGCTTGTTATCTTGCAAATAAAGGTCACAAAGTTCTCGTTATCGATCTGGATTCTCAGGCGAACCTAAGTTCAACATTCGGTGTGCAAATTCAAAGAACATTAGTTCCAGAATGGCTAATCGGTGATGTTGGTATTGAAGATGTAATCGTTAAGCCAGAAATGAGCGGTAAACTTTATAAAAACATCAGACTTATCCCGGCAAGTCGCCACTTATCTAACCTTTCAAAGCTACTTATCCTTTCAGAAGGTGAGATTAGAAAAGAAGCGGGAAGAAAAGAGCGTCTTCTTAGAAAAAGATTATTAGATGCAAATTTAGATTTCGACTATGTTGTAATCGATACACCACCAATGCTTGGTGATGAATTGATTATGTCTCTTGTAGCTTCAAATCGCGTTTTAATTCCTACTCAAGCTCAAGATTATTCAATCGACGGTCTTGAAGAGTTAATGGACACGTTTGAAATCATCAAAGAAACAGAAAATCCAACTCTAGAGTTCTCAATTATTCCATCGATGGTTAACCCTCGTAGAAAAATTGAAAAAGTAAGAATGGAAGAGTTATCTCAGTCTTTCAACATCACTCCAATGGTTAGAAACATGGTTCAATTGCAAGAGTCAATCTCTACAAGAAGACCAGTTTGTATTATGGGAGCGAAGTCTGCTGGACGCCGTGACTACGAAGAACTTTGGAAATCATTAAATTTATAA
- a CDS encoding Glu/Leu/Phe/Val family dehydrogenase — protein sequence MSLFDAPLFQDAIKQLEDAAKIMNLDPNVAERLKYPKRALQVSVPIRLDDGTVKTFIGYRVQHNLTLGPGKGGIRYHPGVDLSETAGLAMLMTFKCALVGLPYGGAKGGICVDPTQLSRQELQALTRRYATEINMIIGPHIDIPAPDIGTDGQTMAWFMDTYSQIKGYTDGAVVTGKPLEIGGSKGRAESTGKGVAFCVNFAAEKIGMTINQKTTVAIHGFGKVGIPAAYDLSAQGAKIVAVSDVSGGVYDVNGLDIAKCELWIKENKVLKGMPGTKHITNDELFALDVDVLIPAAIDGVITKENAHVVKAKIIAEGANGPLTKEAVDIVTAKGAFLIPDVLCNAGGVIVSYFEWVQGLQSFFWDLDEVNKKLHSILKDAFENVYATSKEFNCNMKSAALVAAIRRLEKAMKLRGLWPS from the coding sequence ATGAGTTTATTCGACGCGCCCTTATTTCAAGATGCTATTAAGCAACTAGAAGATGCGGCCAAAATTATGAATCTTGATCCCAACGTGGCCGAGAGATTAAAATACCCAAAACGTGCATTACAAGTTTCTGTACCTATTCGTCTTGATGATGGAACAGTTAAAACTTTTATCGGATATAGAGTTCAACACAATCTTACACTAGGCCCAGGGAAAGGTGGGATTCGCTACCATCCAGGAGTGGATCTTTCTGAGACAGCAGGGCTTGCCATGCTTATGACATTTAAATGTGCACTTGTTGGTCTGCCATATGGTGGAGCAAAGGGTGGTATCTGTGTTGATCCAACACAACTTTCTCGTCAAGAGCTTCAAGCTCTAACAAGAAGATACGCTACAGAAATTAACATGATCATCGGACCTCATATCGATATCCCAGCTCCAGATATTGGAACTGATGGACAGACTATGGCGTGGTTCATGGATACATACTCTCAAATTAAAGGTTACACAGACGGCGCAGTCGTTACTGGTAAACCTCTTGAGATCGGTGGATCAAAAGGACGTGCTGAATCTACAGGTAAAGGAGTTGCATTCTGTGTAAACTTCGCTGCTGAAAAAATCGGTATGACAATCAACCAAAAAACAACTGTAGCAATTCACGGTTTCGGTAAAGTTGGTATCCCAGCTGCTTACGATCTTAGTGCTCAAGGTGCAAAAATCGTAGCGGTATCAGACGTGTCTGGTGGTGTTTACGATGTTAACGGATTAGATATTGCTAAGTGTGAACTTTGGATTAAAGAAAATAAAGTTCTAAAAGGTATGCCAGGAACAAAACACATCACTAACGATGAGCTATTTGCTCTAGACGTTGATGTTCTAATTCCAGCTGCAATTGATGGTGTTATCACAAAAGAAAACGCTCATGTTGTAAAAGCAAAAATTATCGCTGAAGGTGCTAACGGTCCTTTAACAAAAGAAGCTGTAGATATCGTAACAGCTAAAGGTGCATTCCTGATTCCAGACGTTCTATGTAACGCTGGTGGGGTTATCGTATCTTACTTTGAATGGGTTCAAGGTCTTCAGTCGTTCTTCTGGGATTTAGATGAAGTTAACAAGAAACTTCACTCAATTCTTAAAGACGCTTTTGAAAACGTTTACGCAACTTCAAAAGAATTCAACTGTAATATGAAATCAGCTGCGCTTGTAGCTGCGATCAGAAGACTTGAAAAAGCAATGAAGTTACGTGGTCTTTGGCCGTCGTAA
- a CDS encoding ParB/RepB/Spo0J family partition protein, whose amino-acid sequence MSKTFAARVSKKERNTIDLSEKVGRDIFKVSDDRLLQGAKLTEIQMKEIVVKEQVRTKFNDDSIKDLAKNIEVNGLIQPLVLHQDKNGKYRLICGERRYRALTFNKAIAAPCFVLENKTEEELMAIQFSENSSREELHYVDKADGILNYQIATEASERKIQAALGISKSEVHRSLLIAKMPHNMKEAAKKHDIEKYVLLEWDAMNKGSLKSDVEKKILAGGITKRAELARIISSGGLVKAGKKISTKAALPKGVSANAFLKAMTSKTKDLNLDKKTQELLRTLVEETKEMMDQ is encoded by the coding sequence ATGTCGAAGACATTTGCTGCCCGCGTATCTAAAAAAGAAAGAAACACAATCGACCTGTCTGAAAAAGTAGGTCGCGATATTTTTAAAGTTTCAGACGACCGTCTTCTTCAAGGAGCGAAGTTAACTGAAATTCAAATGAAAGAAATCGTTGTTAAAGAACAAGTTAGAACTAAGTTCAACGACGACTCTATTAAAGACCTGGCAAAAAACATTGAAGTAAACGGGCTGATTCAACCACTTGTTCTTCACCAGGACAAAAATGGTAAATACAGACTGATTTGCGGTGAGAGACGTTACCGCGCTCTTACTTTCAATAAAGCTATCGCTGCTCCTTGTTTTGTTTTAGAAAATAAAACAGAAGAAGAATTGATGGCGATCCAGTTCTCTGAAAACTCTTCAAGAGAAGAACTTCACTACGTTGATAAAGCAGATGGTATTTTAAACTACCAAATCGCGACAGAAGCGAGTGAGAGAAAAATTCAAGCGGCACTTGGGATTTCAAAATCTGAAGTTCACCGTTCTCTTCTAATTGCAAAGATGCCTCATAACATGAAAGAAGCTGCCAAGAAGCACGATATTGAAAAATACGTTCTGCTTGAGTGGGATGCTATGAATAAGGGATCTCTAAAGTCTGACGTAGAGAAAAAAATCCTTGCTGGTGGAATCACGAAGAGAGCAGAACTTGCCCGAATCATTTCATCTGGTGGATTAGTAAAAGCTGGAAAGAAAATTTCAACGAAAGCTGCTCTTCCAAAAGGTGTGAGTGCGAATGCATTTTTAAAAGCTATGACTTCTAAAACAAAGGACTTGAATCTTGACAAAAAGACTCAGGAACTTTTAAGAACTCTGGTTGAAGAAACAAAAGAAATGATGGATCAATAG